In Clostridium thermosuccinogenes, the genomic stretch GAATTTCATCGAAATTTTCAGAAGCAATACAGATTTTAACCAGGAAAGTGCTGCTATCTGAAAACTGTTCCATAGGAATTAGATTTTTTTGGTGTGGAAACACGGTGAATACGCCTCTTTGAGCGACAATTCGGGTGCTGTTCAAAGGGCCAATGGCGGCAGCCGGTTTAGGATTACTAAGCGGTAGACTGTCTGGTCCAAAAATCGCATTAAATCCGGCCTCTTCCACATTCGGTATATATCCTGCCTGGGTAAACTCATTGAAATTATACGCCTTGTTTAACGTCACAGGATTCAGAACCCACACTGCCGCATCAATTCCTGGAGTCAAGGAGCGATCTTCAGGGTTGGTAGCAAAATATAACGCCACTAAAGCATCACGAGACCAGTCAAGAAGACGGGTCGGCACACCATAATGCTGCATCTGGAATAACCAACTCCAATAAGCTTCGACACCATTGGGCAAGAGAGGAGTCAGGAGGAAATCTATATATGGCGTAGCCAACGACTTAAATTTTGACAGAAACACTATTTCCAATTCAGGGTTCAGCGGTATGCCATCAATCGAACGTGAAATACTTGGCAGCAGTTGGAATCCTGTTTGCACCTGACCTCTATACTAAAGTTCACAATTTTGATTCGTACCGTACAAAGCACGCACCGCGGAATCCACCGCAGCCAAAAACTCTTGGACGCTGCGAACTCTTGCAAAACATCTGGCAACTGTAGACAATTTAAATCATCTCAACATGAATCATTCTACTACTTTATGATATGAATAATCGCTACAATTTGTACCGTTTTTAGTTTACTAAATTAAATTTTATGTCACCTTTGTTGAAGAGCGTCCAGCCTGCTTTATGACTAAGGCATTTTATACTCTTATTGAACTCCAGCTTTACCAACTTTAATCCATACTTCTTTTTTTCAGTCTGGTCCTAATCCATTCAATCTGAGAAGTGAAATCGCCGATAATTTTTATTATTTTTTCAACGGATCAATCATCCCTTGGGAGTTCTTACCATTATTCCTAAACACTTTATGCCGGAACGTTACACATGCTCCACCAGATTCCAAATTGCTTAACTTAATTGATCCATCAAGTTGTTCTAATAATTGCTTGACGATAAACAGCCCCAAGCCGGAATGTCCGCCTTTGCTTCTACGGGCTTCATCTCCCCGGTAAAACTTATCAAAAGCCTTTTCCAAATCTCTTTTACTGAAACCGCTGCCGGAGTCGCATATCTCATAAAATATGTTTTCCTTTTCAGCTTTTACAGATATGTTAATACTGCCTCCTATTGGAGTATATTGGAGACTATTGGATACGATATTATCAAGAATACGCTCCAGCCTATCTGTATCAATAAAAACTGAGCTATTTATTTCACCTTGCATATTTAAGATAATGGCAATCCCCTTTTGCTTAGCCTGTAATTCGTATTGATGCACCTTTTGTTCAAGAAATTCAGACAGCTTGACAGGAACAAGCTGCAATTTCACATCAGCTCTCTCCAGGCCCATTGTATATTGCATTTGCTGCACAAGAGCAGAGCATTTTTCAGCATTGCCTTTTATGACCTCCAGGTACTTACGCAATTTTTCTTCACCGTCAATATTTGCATCAATTAACGCTTCAGAATATCCCCTTATAATAGACAGGGGAGCTTTTAAATCATGAGCCAGTGCTTCAACCATTTCCACCCGTTCCTGTTCCATCTTCCATTGCGCAGATAAGGATTTTTTTAATTCATCTTTCATTTCGGAAAAAGCAACACAAAGTTTACCAAGCTCATTGTCCGAAAAATAGTCAATTTCAAAGTCCAAGTCTTTTTCTTTAATTTTCAGGGAGGCATCCATCAATAATTGCAATGGCCTATTTATATTATTTACGAAAATCCTGGAAAACAACATAGTAAATCCAAGGATGTATAGAAAAGGAGAAATCATGGCAACAGTAAGAACAGCAATCACCCACCAGCCACGACCTCCCGCATACGAAATTTTCAACTGATATAATAGAGCGACTGCGCCTAAAACTTTTCCACTATCATCAATAATGGGAACAGTGTGTATATAATAATTCTGCTTTTTAGCAGTAGTATTTAGCCGATAATACAATTCGGATTTATCGCTATAGATTTTTTCATTGCTCGTTCCATACAATATATTGCCTTCCCCATCAAGAACTTGGTAATATATACCGTCTCCGCTGATTATGCTTTGAAGTCCCTTTTCTCCCGACTGCAAGAGCAGAGCAGTATTTTTATCTCGGATATATGCATCAATATCAGGTATCTGTCTTTCATAATAATTTGCAGGATAGATGCTCTTGTACTGGGCTTTGAAGTATAAAACGGCAGCAAGCGCATAGGTGATAGCCGTTGCGGTTATGCTGGCAATAACAATCCAAGTAAATGCAAGTCTGAATTGAGTTACAAGCGGTCGGTTTTTCATCTTCCGTTTTCCCTCTTTTCTCAAAGTTTATTCCATTTGTACCCGATGCCCCAAACCGTGGAAATGTATTCTACGTTTGGTGTAACAGCAGCGAACTTCGCCCGTATCTTTTTTATATGCTCTACTACCGTCGCCGAATCACCCTCTGAATCATATCCCCACACCTTTTCATAGATATGTTCCCGCGAAAATACTTGCCCTGAATGAATCGCCAGCAGTTCAACAATATCGTATTCGCGTTTCGTCAACGCAATAGGCTCGTTATTGATCTTTACAACACGTTCTCTTATATCGAGGCTGAGTTCTCCAAAATAAAGTTTTGTGCGCTTGTATTCCGTGTTGATGTATTGTGACCGCTTTTCCCGCCGCAGATTTGCTTCTATTCTCGCCATGAGTTCCCGCAGTCCGAAGGGTTTTACCACATAATCATCCCCACCAAGAGTTAACCCCATGATTTTATCAGCCTCCGATTGTTTTGCACTCAAAAAGATTATGGGACACAATACTTCATCTCTGATTGTGCGGCAAACATCAAATCCATTGACTTCAGGCATCATAATGTCCAATATGATAAGGTCGGGCTGACATTTAGACAGTTTTATACCTTCTTGACCATCGAATGCCACCAGTACTTCATGCCCCCTAGCCTTCAGTTCATCTTCAAGAAGCATAACAAGTTCCTTTTCATCATCAATTATCAGTATCTTACTCAATATATCACCTCCATTCAATTTTCTCTATTTGCAATCTATCAATGCAGCTACCCATATTACTTGTTCACTTTCTTATGAGGCAAGCCTGGGATAATATATCTTATTATCCCACTCCCAGGCAGATAAACAAGGGTAATTGCTTCAAATGTACATGCGATTTATTCAGTCATAGGATTTTCTGCCCTCCCACCTATTAAACCAAATTATTCCCCCTATTAATGCCGCAGCAAGGCACAGCAATGACGCTGCAAGGCCCATTGCCAGCTGTTTTAACACAAAACCCGAAGAAATAACTGCCGGGGGAAATTGCATATCCTCAGAAAATTGCAAATATGCTCCAGAAAGCATTGCCAGCCTTACAGGCCATGTCCAGGGTATAAACTGCCATATTTTATCTCCAAGGTTCGTTGCTCCCATTAAAGCAGCCATCAGCAGGCCGCCGATACTAATTCCGATGGATGCACCCATTCCCCATCTAAAGCCTGCCCATAAATGCAAAGCCAATAACGGAATCGCCCCTATAATAGCAAGTATAGATGCAGCAATGAAAATTGGCCAGCTAATAGTAACACCAAGAAATAAATCCAAACCAACCCCAAGTGCAACAGCTGCAATTAAA encodes the following:
- a CDS encoding HAMP domain-containing sensor histidine kinase — encoded protein: MKNRPLVTQFRLAFTWIVIASITATAITYALAAVLYFKAQYKSIYPANYYERQIPDIDAYIRDKNTALLLQSGEKGLQSIISGDGIYYQVLDGEGNILYGTSNEKIYSDKSELYYRLNTTAKKQNYYIHTVPIIDDSGKVLGAVALLYQLKISYAGGRGWWVIAVLTVAMISPFLYILGFTMLFSRIFVNNINRPLQLLMDASLKIKEKDLDFEIDYFSDNELGKLCVAFSEMKDELKKSLSAQWKMEQERVEMVEALAHDLKAPLSIIRGYSEALIDANIDGEEKLRKYLEVIKGNAEKCSALVQQMQYTMGLERADVKLQLVPVKLSEFLEQKVHQYELQAKQKGIAIILNMQGEINSSVFIDTDRLERILDNIVSNSLQYTPIGGSINISVKAEKENIFYEICDSGSGFSKRDLEKAFDKFYRGDEARRSKGGHSGLGLFIVKQLLEQLDGSIKLSNLESGGACVTFRHKVFRNNGKNSQGMIDPLKK
- a CDS encoding FRG domain-containing protein encodes the protein MQTGFQLLPSISRSIDGIPLNPELEIVFLSKFKSLATPYIDFLLTPLLPNGVEAYWSWLFQMQHYGVPTRLLDWSRDALVALYFATNPEDRSLTPGIDAAVWVLNPVTLNKAYNFNEFTQAGYIPNVEEAGFNAIFGPDSLPLSNPKPAAAIGPLNSTRIVAQRGVFTVFPHQKNLIPMEQFSDSSTFLVKICIASENFDEIQAQLQRYGITRIVLFPELQSIAGEITRQVIAERT
- a CDS encoding response regulator transcription factor, encoding MSKILIIDDEKELVMLLEDELKARGHEVLVAFDGQEGIKLSKCQPDLIILDIMMPEVNGFDVCRTIRDEVLCPIIFLSAKQSEADKIMGLTLGGDDYVVKPFGLRELMARIEANLRREKRSQYINTEYKRTKLYFGELSLDIRERVVKINNEPIALTKREYDIVELLAIHSGQVFSREHIYEKVWGYDSEGDSATVVEHIKKIRAKFAAVTPNVEYISTVWGIGYKWNKL
- a CDS encoding lantibiotic immunity ABC transporter MutG family permease subunit, with the translated sequence MMKILYVEWLKTKRTALRLLTFCFPVVYAALIIGYVALRGIDKNTQTLVFQTFFEAWTACIIPLGIGILSGLIVHQEELAGNFNGLLSSKVSRYGLYGSKFILLVLTMTASTLIAAVALGVGLDLFLGVTISWPIFIAASILAIIGAIPLLALHLWAGFRWGMGASIGISIGGLLMAALMGATNLGDKIWQFIPWTWPVRLAMLSGAYLQFSEDMQFPPAVISSGFVLKQLAMGLAASLLCLAAALIGGIIWFNRWEGRKSYD